The following coding sequences lie in one Populus nigra chromosome 15, ddPopNigr1.1, whole genome shotgun sequence genomic window:
- the LOC133674036 gene encoding (S)-coclaurine N-methyltransferase-like, with translation MERLMQVPYEATVKVMLASLERNLLPDAVIRRLTRMLLADRLRSCYKTSSELQLADLLQFVHSLKEMPIAIKTDKPKTQHYELPTSFFKLVLGKTLKYSCCYFSDKSNTLEDAEKAMLELYCERSQLKDGHTVLDVGCGWGSLSLYIAQKYSNCKITGICNSTTQKVHIDEQCRDLQLQNVEIIVADISTFEMQASYDRIYSIEMFEHMKNYGDLLNKISKWMKQDGLHFVHYFCHKQFAYHFEDVNEDDWITRYFFTGGTMPSANLLLYFQDDVSIVDHWLVNGKHYSQTSEEWLKRMDRNLAAIKPIMESTYGKDQAVKWTVYWRTFFIAVAELFGYNNGEEWMVAHFLFNKK, from the exons ATGGAGAGATTAATGCAGGTGCCGTATGAAGCAACGGTGAAGGTGATGTTAGCATCTCTGGAAAGAAATTTGCTACCAGATGCGGTGATCAGGAGGCTCACTCGCATGCTCTTGGCAGACCGTCTTCGTTCTTGCTACAAGACATCCTCTGAACTCCAGCTAGCTGACCTTCTCCAATTCGTTCATT CTCTAAAAGAAATGCCTATAGCTATCAAGACTGATAAGCCAAAAACTCAACATTATGAATTACCAACCTCTTTCTTTAAGCTGGTCCTCGGGAAAACTCTCAAATACAG ctgttgttatttttctgatAAATCGAACACCTTGGAAGATGCTGAGAAAGCAATGTTGGAGCTGTACTGCGAAAGGTCACAGTTAAAAGATGGACACACTGTCCTTGACGTTGGATGTGGCTGGGGGTCACTCTCTTTATACATTGCCCAAAAGTACAGTAACTGTAAAATTACTGGGATTTGCAATTCAACAACACAGAAAGTACACATTGATGAGCAGTGCCG GGATCTTCAGCTGCAGAATGTGGAGATCATTGTTGCAGACATTAGCACATTTGAAATGCAGGCATCCTATGACCGTATATACTCcattgaaatgtttgag CATATGAAGAATTATGGAGATCTTCTTAACAAGATATCCAAGTGGATGAAACAAGATGGCCTTCATTTTGTTCATTATTTCTGTCACAAGCAATTTGCTTACCACTTTGAG GATGTTAATGAAGATGACTGGATTACTAGGTATTTCTTCACAGGAGGTACAATGCCTTCTGCAAATCTGTTACTTTATTTCCAG GATGATGTTTCCATTGTTGATCATTGGCTTGTGAATGGGAAACATTATTCACAGACAAG TGAGGAGTGGCTCAAAAGAATGGACCGGAACCTAGCTGCCATTAAGCCAATAATGGAGTCAACCTATGGTAAAGATCAAGCTGTTAAGTGGACTGTTTACTGGAGAACATTCTTCATTGCTGTTGCAGAACTCTTTGGATACAACAATGGAGAAGAGTGGATGGTTGCACATttcctttttaataaaaaatga